The following are encoded in a window of Pseudomonadota bacterium genomic DNA:
- the thiD gene encoding bifunctional hydroxymethylpyrimidine kinase/phosphomethylpyrimidine kinase, whose protein sequence is MATIPAVLTIAGSDPSGGAGLQADLKVFHQHSCFGCAVPALLTVQNTQALARVEVLAPDLLCQQLDAVLQDVPVAAAKTGALGSSDNVRIVARRLARTRIPLVVDPVLTSTLGVPLSGSGVRRAMIEALLPCASLVTPNLKEAESLTGLSVRTTAQARDAARALVDCGAQAALVTGGHLEGAPVDVLLAGGHFHELVGRRIATRHAHGAGCTLSAAIAARLARAEPMVEAVQRAKEWLTRALATARGFGGGASGLNHLEPLIKTSER, encoded by the coding sequence TGACGATCGCGGGTTCCGACCCTTCGGGTGGTGCGGGTCTGCAGGCCGATCTGAAGGTGTTCCATCAGCACAGCTGCTTTGGCTGTGCCGTGCCTGCGTTGTTGACCGTGCAGAACACGCAAGCGCTGGCTCGCGTGGAGGTGCTGGCTCCCGATCTGCTTTGTCAGCAACTGGATGCGGTACTGCAGGACGTGCCCGTGGCCGCGGCAAAGACGGGCGCGTTGGGCAGCTCCGACAACGTCCGAATAGTCGCGCGACGTCTCGCACGGACGCGGATCCCGCTGGTGGTGGATCCGGTCCTGACGAGCACGCTGGGCGTGCCGTTGTCGGGTTCCGGCGTCCGGCGTGCCATGATCGAGGCGCTGCTTCCCTGCGCGAGCCTGGTGACACCCAACCTGAAGGAGGCCGAGTCGCTTACCGGGCTCAGCGTGCGCACCACGGCTCAGGCCCGCGATGCCGCCCGAGCGCTCGTGGACTGCGGAGCGCAAGCCGCGCTGGTGACGGGAGGCCACCTGGAGGGCGCGCCGGTCGATGTGCTGTTGGCTGGCGGCCACTTCCACGAGCTTGTGGGCCGCCGCATAGCCACTCGCCACGCGCACGGTGCGGGCTGCACGCTCTCGGCGGCGATCGCCGCCAGGCTTGCTCGCGCGGAGCCCATGGTGGAAGCAGTCCAGCGTGCGAAGGAGTGGCTTACGCGCGCCCTCGCAACTGCTCGAGGCTTCGGTGGTGGAGCGAGCGGGCTCAATCACCTCGAACCGCTCATCAAGACCAGCGAGCGATGA
- a CDS encoding DUF4340 domain-containing protein: protein MGSAAMTKTTLVLGVIALGLLAFILLYERHTLTTADLADRQGRVLLEFIRRRVSKVELERAAGRLALSRKAGDEDLEWSDWRVSAPYRADADEQAVDDLLSELEWLQARRTLDSVDEDELAAFGLHKPKVHLSFHVGARQHRVHVGGHERAGQGVYLKRERGGPVYVVDGMLLEELERDALAFHTKSLHPPFSTNLVQELSLRGPQGVLRLARAGEHWRFLSPDGGAAAVEAVEELLRALSALQAARVVELAPLELGTYGLDPPLGQVEVALRKAGPKTAGEADPVQALERRVVLLGNECKGHEAERYIGSGPGRPVFCAGAKLLEKLHPSPAVLRGKRLPQAAR, encoded by the coding sequence GTGGGCTCGGCGGCAATGACCAAGACGACGCTGGTGCTCGGGGTGATCGCACTTGGGCTGCTGGCGTTCATCCTGCTCTACGAGCGCCACACGCTGACCACGGCCGATCTAGCGGACCGGCAGGGGCGCGTGCTCTTGGAGTTCATACGCCGGCGTGTGAGCAAGGTCGAGCTCGAGCGCGCAGCCGGCAGGCTGGCGCTCTCCCGCAAGGCAGGAGACGAAGACCTGGAATGGAGCGACTGGCGGGTGAGCGCGCCCTACCGGGCGGACGCCGACGAACAGGCGGTAGACGATCTGCTCAGCGAGCTGGAATGGCTTCAAGCCCGCCGGACGCTCGACTCCGTAGACGAGGACGAGCTCGCTGCTTTCGGCTTGCACAAGCCCAAGGTGCATCTGTCCTTTCATGTGGGAGCTCGACAGCACCGCGTTCATGTGGGCGGACACGAGCGGGCAGGACAGGGCGTATACCTCAAGCGCGAACGAGGTGGCCCCGTCTACGTCGTTGATGGGATGCTGCTCGAAGAGCTCGAGCGAGACGCGCTCGCTTTTCATACCAAGAGCTTGCATCCGCCGTTTTCGACCAACCTTGTGCAGGAGCTGAGCCTGCGGGGTCCGCAAGGAGTCCTGCGCCTCGCACGCGCAGGAGAGCACTGGCGCTTTCTCAGCCCGGACGGTGGCGCCGCAGCGGTCGAGGCGGTCGAGGAGCTGCTGCGCGCGCTCAGCGCTCTGCAAGCCGCGCGGGTGGTCGAGCTCGCCCCGCTGGAGCTCGGCACGTACGGCCTGGACCCGCCGCTCGGGCAGGTCGAGGTAGCCCTGCGCAAAGCCGGTCCCAAGACGGCCGGCGAAGCCGATCCCGTTCAGGCGCTCGAGCGCCGGGTGGTGCTGCTGGGAAACGAGTGCAAAGGGCACGAGGCCGAGCGGTACATCGGGAGCGGGCCGGGCCGACCCGTGTTTTGCGCGGGCGCAAAGCTGCTCGAGAAACTGCACCCAAGCCCCGCCGTGCTGCGGGGCAAGCGCCTGCCGCAGGCGGCACGATGA